Proteins from a genomic interval of Equus przewalskii isolate Varuska chromosome 32, EquPr2, whole genome shotgun sequence:
- the LOC139080764 gene encoding uncharacterized protein isoform X1, with translation MSLLVSVHLPAPDSSEGTGGARSEQKVYGFPSSPHPAAAPPPPPCSWLASGPPRWSQPSLRGFGRTHPALGLPPPAPPLLIFSGLKPAGQERSPGLRQSMLVAARLSRSRWGGGPRTVPGAPGQFSARGSGTLRIDRGCGEGTEELAAALSPDAVCRCGGVCRLEPQVKFSEPELGAVPWRAGRGNQDPQALRQGRQAMPPRSGTLWSPGGIRAGNSLREKEGTPPGGAMRGRSLHHQEMRVTLKFLPAATPKDAGDAQIPLCCQLQGTLETGVWKRGRQRTHRATFPSPLPYIHYLYPNQSLQAESLRSRN, from the exons ATGTCATTGCTGGTCTCTGTCCACCTGCCGGCTCCAGACTCCTCCGAGGGCACCGGAGGAGCAAGGTCAGAGCAGAAAGTCTACGGATTTCCGTCCTCTCCCCATCCAGCGGCAGCACCCCCTCCTCCGCCCTGCAGCTGGCTCGCAAGTGGGCCCCCACGCTGGTCCCAGCCTAGTCTCAGGGGCTTCGGGAGGACGCACCCGGCCCTGGGTCTTCCTCCCCCCgctcctcccctcctcatctTCTCGGGTCTGAAGCCGGCGGGCCAGGAGCGCAGTCCTGGACTACGCCAGTCCATGCTGGTGGCTGCGCGTCTGTCCAGGTCCCGCTGGGGCGGGGGGCCGAGGACCGTCCCCGGGGCGCCGGGTCAGTTCTCCGCACGAGGGTCGGGGACACTGAGGATCGATCGCGGCTGCGGCGAGGGGACCGAGGAACTGGCCGCCGCCCTTTCACCAGATGCTGTTTGCAGATGTGGCGGCGTCTGCAGACTTGAACCACAAGTAAAGTTCTCTGAGCCGGAGCTCGGCGCGGTGCCCTGGCGGGCGGGGCGAGGGAATCAGGACCCGCAGGCACTGCGCCAAGGCCGCCAGGCGATGCCCCCGCGCTCGGGGACACTGTGGTCACCAGGTGGGATCCGTGCCGGGAACAGCCTTAGGGAGAAGGAGGGGACTCCGCCTGGGGGAGCAATGAGAGGGCGTTCTCTGCACCACCAGGAAATGCGGGTGACGCTCAAGTTCCTTCCTGCTGCAACTCCAAAGGATGCGGGTGACGCACAGATTCCTCTCTGCTGCCAACTCCAGGGGACCTTGGAGACCGGGGTCTGGAAGAGGGGCAGACAAAGGACTCACAGAGCCACCTTCCCGTCCCCCCTGCCTTATATCCACTATCTCTACCCCAACCAG AGTCTCCAGGCTGAGTCTCTGAGGAGCAGAAACTGA
- the LOC139080764 gene encoding uncharacterized protein isoform X2: protein MSLLVSVHLPAPDSSEGTGGARSEQKVYGFPSSPHPAAAPPPPPCSWLASGPPRWSQPSLRGFGRTHPALGLPPPAPPLLIFSGLKPAGQERSPGLRQSMLVAARLSRSRWGGGPRTVPGAPGQFSARGSGTLRIDRGCGEGTEELAAALSPDAVCRCGGVCRLEPQEMRVTLKFLPAATPKDAGDAQIPLCCQLQGTLETGVWKRGRQRTHRATFPSPLPYIHYLYPNQSLQAESLRSRN, encoded by the exons ATGTCATTGCTGGTCTCTGTCCACCTGCCGGCTCCAGACTCCTCCGAGGGCACCGGAGGAGCAAGGTCAGAGCAGAAAGTCTACGGATTTCCGTCCTCTCCCCATCCAGCGGCAGCACCCCCTCCTCCGCCCTGCAGCTGGCTCGCAAGTGGGCCCCCACGCTGGTCCCAGCCTAGTCTCAGGGGCTTCGGGAGGACGCACCCGGCCCTGGGTCTTCCTCCCCCCgctcctcccctcctcatctTCTCGGGTCTGAAGCCGGCGGGCCAGGAGCGCAGTCCTGGACTACGCCAGTCCATGCTGGTGGCTGCGCGTCTGTCCAGGTCCCGCTGGGGCGGGGGGCCGAGGACCGTCCCCGGGGCGCCGGGTCAGTTCTCCGCACGAGGGTCGGGGACACTGAGGATCGATCGCGGCTGCGGCGAGGGGACCGAGGAACTGGCCGCCGCCCTTTCACCAGATGCTGTTTGCAGATGTGGCGGCGTCTGCAGACTTGAACCACAA GAAATGCGGGTGACGCTCAAGTTCCTTCCTGCTGCAACTCCAAAGGATGCGGGTGACGCACAGATTCCTCTCTGCTGCCAACTCCAGGGGACCTTGGAGACCGGGGTCTGGAAGAGGGGCAGACAAAGGACTCACAGAGCCACCTTCCCGTCCCCCCTGCCTTATATCCACTATCTCTACCCCAACCAG AGTCTCCAGGCTGAGTCTCTGAGGAGCAGAAACTGA